A genomic stretch from Methanofollis sp. includes:
- a CDS encoding winged helix-turn-helix domain-containing protein, with amino-acid sequence MDPVDVVLTKDAFVALASESRLRMLKDLNVRRMTIAELAADLRLAKSTVHHHLRILVEVGFVVAEDEGHAWVYYALTPEGRALLSPRDGVRIRILLVTALLMFVGGICALMNSLTVSLPPEDPVPPMMGGGGPPLIGGGGLPVQEVPLWDMQCVGMVLMLIGSALGAYAYVKWRNSGAAVRVPGPEDEGVA; translated from the coding sequence ATGGACCCGGTCGATGTCGTCCTGACAAAGGACGCGTTCGTGGCTCTCGCATCAGAGTCCAGGCTCAGGATGCTGAAAGACCTGAATGTACGCAGGATGACGATCGCCGAGCTTGCCGCCGACCTTCGCCTGGCAAAGTCCACGGTCCACCATCACCTCCGCATTCTCGTCGAGGTCGGATTTGTCGTCGCCGAGGATGAAGGCCATGCCTGGGTATACTATGCCCTCACCCCGGAGGGGCGTGCTCTTCTCTCTCCCCGTGACGGCGTCAGGATCAGGATACTCCTCGTCACCGCACTGCTGATGTTCGTCGGCGGGATCTGTGCCCTTATGAATTCTCTGACAGTTTCATTGCCCCCGGAAGATCCCGTACCCCCCATGATGGGCGGCGGCGGTCCCCCTTTGATAGGAGGCGGAGGACTTCCCGTGCAGGAGGTGCCCCTGTGGGACATGCAGTGCGTCGGGATGGTATTGATGCTGATTGGCAGCGCCCTCGGGGCATACGCATATGTGAAGTGGCGAAACAGCGGTGCGGCGGTGCGTGTCCCTGGCCCGGAAGATGAAGGAGTCGCGTAG